TATGGATTAACCAGGATGCTTATTTCACAATGATTAAGACAGATAGAGTGCTCCAAACATCTTATCGCTTAAAACAAGCGGCCAATGGTGTATATCTATTCGTAATTGAAGGGATGCTCAAAGTGAAAGAGCATCAACTTAAGCAGCGGGATGCATTGGGGGTTTATGAAGCCGAAGAAGTTGAGATGGAAATCTCCAAAGATGCTTATATCCTCGCTATTGAAGTTCCTATGGGCTAGTAATAATAGATTGATAAAAGTTTCGGCATTAGGCAAACAATTGAGCTTTATATAAGATTTTTACTTATGTAATAAAGCAGAAGGTTTTTAAGTATTTATTTCCTGTAAGTAAGTCTGATAGGTCTTAATTATTGTAATAATAGAACTCATCCAAGACCTGTTTAGACTTCTCAGGAATGGATTTTTTTAACTTAATCTACACATAGCTGTATTAATTTTTTAATAAAAATAGAATATAAACTGCTTAAAATGAAAGATCTTTATTTATTACAAGCCTGGTTTGCAATGCTGGAATTTAACTTTGAAGTTTCAGGTTTTTTCATAGATTTGAATAATTGGCAACGCTAATGGTGATAGCAGTAGCAGGCAATATTGGTACTGGAAAGACCACATTAGTCAGGCGATTATCAGATCAACTGGAATTTACAGCAGAGTTTGAAGCCGCCAGAAACAATCCGTACCTGTCTCTTTTTTATGAAGACATGCAACGCTGGGCATTTCAATTACAAGTGTATTTTCTGGGTTGCCGATTTAAACAGGGGCTAAAGCTAAAAGAGCAGCAGTCCGGTGTAGTTTTAGACCGAACTATTTATGAGGATGCGGAAATATTTGCCAAAAACTTATATGAGTCCGAAATACTCTCAGAAATAGATTACAAAAACTACCTCAATCTGTACCAATCTATGCAAGAGCTTACTCCAACTCCAGATTTACTTATTTTTCTAGAAGGAAGTCCGGAGCTGCTTAAAGAGCGCATATTAGAAAGGAGCAGATTGGAAAGAAGCTACGAAAAAGATATACCGCTGACCTACTTAAAA
This window of the Porifericola rhodea genome carries:
- a CDS encoding deoxynucleoside kinase: MVIAVAGNIGTGKTTLVRRLSDQLEFTAEFEAARNNPYLSLFYEDMQRWAFQLQVYFLGCRFKQGLKLKEQQSGVVLDRTIYEDAEIFAKNLYESEILSEIDYKNYLNLYQSMQELTPTPDLLIFLEGSPELLKERILERSRLERSYEKDIPLTYLKRLNKYYSAWVSKYTYSPKISINIDQIDLAKNEHFETLLEKIQNLKKCVT